One window of the Myxococcales bacterium genome contains the following:
- a CDS encoding TfuA domain-containing protein produces the protein MRPARADGATIVFVGPSLPAAEVRALAPDAELRPPVAALDVVRLLRRRRPARLVIIDGYFERMAAVWHKELLLALEHGVEVWGAASMGALRAAELDRFGMRGVGSIYRDYRRGRLIGDAEVAVAHLPAEGGYLALSVPLVNVRAVVARARVAGVLDARAATMVVRAAAAIAYWDRTWAAVDAAVPAPARARFTAWRVAHPFDRKADDARALLRTLADTPPVSAPGAPVPRTWAFAQLLALATRRAR, from the coding sequence ATGCGGCCGGCGCGCGCCGACGGCGCGACGATCGTCTTCGTCGGACCCAGCCTGCCGGCGGCCGAGGTGCGGGCGCTGGCGCCCGACGCCGAGCTGCGTCCGCCGGTGGCCGCGCTCGACGTGGTCCGGCTGCTGCGGCGCCGGCGCCCGGCGCGGCTGGTGATCATCGACGGCTACTTCGAGCGCATGGCCGCGGTCTGGCACAAGGAGCTCTTGCTGGCGCTCGAGCACGGCGTCGAGGTGTGGGGCGCCGCCAGCATGGGCGCGCTGCGCGCGGCCGAGCTCGATCGGTTCGGCATGCGCGGGGTCGGCTCGATCTACCGCGACTACCGGCGCGGCCGGCTGATCGGCGACGCCGAGGTCGCGGTCGCGCACCTGCCGGCCGAGGGCGGCTACCTGGCGCTGTCGGTGCCGCTCGTGAACGTCCGCGCGGTCGTGGCGCGGGCCCGCGTCGCCGGCGTGCTCGACGCGCGCGCCGCGACGATGGTCGTGCGCGCGGCCGCGGCGATCGCGTACTGGGATCGCACCTGGGCCGCGGTCGACGCGGCCGTGCCGGCACCGGCGCGCGCGCGGTTCACGGCGTGGCGCGTCGCGCACCCGTTCGACCGCAAGGCCGACGACGCGCGCGCGCTCCTGCGCACGCTGGCGGACACGCCGCCGGTGTCCGCGCCCGGCGCGCCGGTGCCCCGCACGTGGGCGTTCGCGCAGCTGCTGGCGCTGGCGACGCGGCGCGCGCGCTGA